The following coding sequences are from one Diospyros lotus cultivar Yz01 chromosome 7, ASM1463336v1, whole genome shotgun sequence window:
- the LOC127805805 gene encoding CLAVATA3/ESR (CLE)-related protein 12 — protein sequence MALQKPSRLVLLIVVCLSLFAISFHEVRAFSSRITSHNAAANLPLPRHPPPANRKVLENSKKFDFTPFLRNHSRKHPPESEIDPLYGVEKRLVPTGPNPLHH from the coding sequence aTGGCCCTGCAGAAACCTTCTCGCCTAGTTCTGCTCATCGTCGTCTGCCTCTCTCTCTTCGCAATCTCGTTTCATGAGGTCCGCGCTTTCAGCTCCAGGATCACCAGCCACAACGCCGCCGCCAACTTGCCCCTCCCTCGCCACCCTCCGCCGGCCAACAGAAAAGTCCTGGAAAACAGCAAGAAGTTCGACTTCACCCCGTTCCTCAGAAACCACAGCCGGAAACATCCCCCGGAGAGCGAGATCGATCCGCTTTACGGCGTCGAGAAGCGGCTGGTTCCCACCGGCCCGAACCCATTGCACCACTAG